A genomic segment from Glycine soja cultivar W05 chromosome 18, ASM419377v2, whole genome shotgun sequence encodes:
- the LOC114395354 gene encoding uncharacterized protein At5g39865 isoform X2, whose translation MLQPWNKPRSSPFSCSSFKDIQTLFLDEPSTTTTKPKPSIFHRVTLANSLLRARSTHPKLASRAHEDPPRASQPHPPPSIPRSEQRVVLYFTSLRVVRATFEDCKKVRSILRGFRVALDERDLSMDSGFLSELRRVTGRKSGLTLPRVFIDGRYIGGAEELRWLHESGELKKLLEGLPAVDSHLRVCHVCDDHRFVLCGECSGARKVYAEKGGFKTCAACNESGLIRYC comes from the exons ATGTTGCAACCTTGGAACAAACCTCGTTCTTCCCCATTCTCATGTTCTTCTTTCAAAGACATTCAAACCCTCTTCTTAGATGAaccctccaccaccaccaccaaaccCAAACCCTCCATCTTCCACCGAGTCACACTCGCCAACTCGCTCCTCCGCGCCCGGTCAACTCACCCCAAACTTGCCTCACGCGCCCATGAGGACCCCCCACGCGCCTCCCAACCGCACCCTCCGCCGTCCATTCCCCGCTCGGAGCAACGCGTGGTGCTCTACTTCACGAGCCTGCGCGTGGTCCGCGCCACGTTCGAGGACTGCAAAAAGGTGCGTTCCATCCTGCGCGGGTTCCGCGTCGCGCTGGACGAGCGCGACCTGTCCATGGACTCGGGTTTTCTCTCGGAGCTCCGTCGGGTCACGGGTCGCAAATCCGGGTTGACCCTGCCACGTGTCTTCATTGACGGAAGGTACATTGGTGGGGCCGAGGAGTTGAGGTGGCTGCACGAGAGTGGCGAGCTCAAGAAGCTTCTCGAGGGCTTGCCCGCAGTGGATTCCCACCTCCGCGTGTGCCACGTGTGCGACGATCATAGGTTCGTGCTATGCGGGGAGTGTTCCGGTGCTCGCAAGGTGTACGCGGAGAAAGGTGGGTTCAAGACGTGTGCGGCTTGCAACGAGAGTGGCCTGATCAG ATATTGCTGA
- the LOC114395354 gene encoding uncharacterized protein At5g39865 isoform X1 codes for MLQPWNKPRSSPFSCSSFKDIQTLFLDEPSTTTTKPKPSIFHRVTLANSLLRARSTHPKLASRAHEDPPRASQPHPPPSIPRSEQRVVLYFTSLRVVRATFEDCKKVRSILRGFRVALDERDLSMDSGFLSELRRVTGRKSGLTLPRVFIDGRYIGGAEELRWLHESGELKKLLEGLPAVDSHLRVCHVCDDHRFVLCGECSGARKVYAEKGGFKTCAACNESGLIRFEWRKENDL; via the exons ATGTTGCAACCTTGGAACAAACCTCGTTCTTCCCCATTCTCATGTTCTTCTTTCAAAGACATTCAAACCCTCTTCTTAGATGAaccctccaccaccaccaccaaaccCAAACCCTCCATCTTCCACCGAGTCACACTCGCCAACTCGCTCCTCCGCGCCCGGTCAACTCACCCCAAACTTGCCTCACGCGCCCATGAGGACCCCCCACGCGCCTCCCAACCGCACCCTCCGCCGTCCATTCCCCGCTCGGAGCAACGCGTGGTGCTCTACTTCACGAGCCTGCGCGTGGTCCGCGCCACGTTCGAGGACTGCAAAAAGGTGCGTTCCATCCTGCGCGGGTTCCGCGTCGCGCTGGACGAGCGCGACCTGTCCATGGACTCGGGTTTTCTCTCGGAGCTCCGTCGGGTCACGGGTCGCAAATCCGGGTTGACCCTGCCACGTGTCTTCATTGACGGAAGGTACATTGGTGGGGCCGAGGAGTTGAGGTGGCTGCACGAGAGTGGCGAGCTCAAGAAGCTTCTCGAGGGCTTGCCCGCAGTGGATTCCCACCTCCGCGTGTGCCACGTGTGCGACGATCATAGGTTCGTGCTATGCGGGGAGTGTTCCGGTGCTCGCAAGGTGTACGCGGAGAAAGGTGGGTTCAAGACGTGTGCGGCTTGCAACGAGAGTGGCCTGATCAG ATTTGAatggagaaaagaaaatgaCTTGTGA